The DNA sequence tcatttgtatattataaacaataccggtaatcagttatgttttgcaatcagcctcgcacacgtctctgaccctgagctcacggatcaccgtgctgtagaactggggaggagatggcagcatcaggcaggcctcgacgagcaaacagcagttacttttagtgatattggtaaatttgaaaccattctgaagagaaaaattgtagtgtttcacagaaccacgggctctactgctctgtgtaaatttgagaccagtttcccctgatcgttcaaaccctctgtttttgctgttatttcaaggtcattactatgggataaaaaatctcaaaggttttatggggtgcagatatatttgtaattactgttacgccagctatcagaatgcgaatacacaccattgtgaaggttattgtccagtgtgtcgaacatataaatgtatgcaagagattagcaatcctgtaagctgtgcaggctgtcaaagaatctgtcgtaattcttcatgtttcagcagacacagggaaccgtgcatcagaaatagtgctgaaaggcctatgagtgactgtgagttggtaaaactctgtaaagtatgcaaacggatatacgttattccaatcagtaaaccgaataaaccacatgtgtgtaatgtaaaatgcagtatttgcggtgaaaatgtaccccccagcctagacattacatgcgatgatcataagtgttacattctgccttgcagtgcaattaatcagcttgatgataaactgattttttatgatttcgaatgcctcgtcaatgagagcggcgtgcataccccctttctggtctgtgctaaaacattgaaaggtgatgaatggtacgcttatggactgaattgcacccaaaaatttctcctgcatttcaggaggccaatgtacaaaggttacaccttaatagcgcacaatgcgcgggggtacgatggttacctgattctcacagcaatgctgcagttaggcattaaacctcatatcgtcatggtagggagtaaagttctctgtttaaccgaccctgattacaggttaaaatacattgatagcctgtccttcatgtgcatgaagcttagtgccatgccgaaagcgttaggctttaccgatcaaagcaagggtttttttccccacctattttcctctgaacaacatctccagtatgtaggggcttttcctcctccatcctgctacgctgtagaacgcatgagtcttcaagaacaacaggtgtttagcagctggtacagagaagcgagcaaagaggtctttgactttaagaaagaagcaattcgttattgtaaaaatgacgttgaaattctttttcaaggatgcttaaaattcagagacgagttctttaaggagacaagtgtggatccgtttaaaagtatcacaatagcatcagcctgcatgaaggtttttgtaaccaatttccttcctcctcaaaccttagccattccatcacctctggactacagacgtagcagtaaaacgttctctagcgcgtccattcaatggctcggctggattgcagacagcagagccatatttatcgagcatgcattaaataggggtgaaaagaaaatcgggccatattcagtggatgggtacttgttctatttataacaaacacacccctgtgttttaattgactcatttaaggtattgcccctaatgacgacaaccaatcagcatccactgttacgccccccccttggacacaccacctgcttgaccacgtgacctcctgcccacgtggcaaccacatggcgcccatatgacccccaccggaaatcccgccctcaccggaagtcccacccacctgtcaaaaagtttgatgaaagggtgtacttaaattctctgatcTGGGACTGAGCTGGTCATGGAAGAAAACTGATTTTGTGTCTAGTGAACCATCCAATGGCAgcccattttcagtttacttTATTTACATCCTTTACCCCAGTGCCTACTGTACATGGTGATAGTGCTGCataatataataaatcacaACCATCATTGCAATCTGCAAAGCTTGGATGCACTAATTGGCCAGTTAATTGGTCTTGACCTGCCCTTAATGCCAACACTGCAGGTATGTTTTTAGCAGCTCAATTTTCAACTACAGTATAATAATCACATGGTTTCCTGATATTATGCGGCCCTATTTGGTGGTAAAATAAGCTCGGTCGTAGAGAAGTGTTGTGACCCGTGGCTAAAAGAAAATGAGCTTCTGTGGCATGCTTAGAATCAATTATGAAATTAGTTAAGCATAttacaaaaaagattttttgtctttctcaaATAAACTTAAATTAAAAAGGTAGGATTACTCTAAAATTTTCAATGCATGATTGTGCAACTACAATAATAAATTAGCTCATTTTAGGGCTTCTTTAACCGGAGGATCCAATACATTTCTATGCATCTGTAACAGTTAAATCCTTCAATACAGCCACTATTTAACCACCTCTGACATATTTCTTTTCAATCTTTGCTCGGTATTACCAAGACTTCTCACCAATAGATGGTTTAATGACAAAGCAATATTggtttaaaacatatttgtatttTGGGTAATGGTAGTGGGAATCAACTGCAATACATATATTTGTCCAGCATCATAAACTGATGATAAGCTAAATTAATGTGATTACAGGAGGATCATGGTATTTTGGCTAAAGGTGATCATTCCTCAAATGTTGACACAATGATAACAAATTAATGCCGACTGAATCAAAATTTCACCGCTCCTAAATTCAACGTCTTGCTGGCAGCTTTTCGATAAGAGAAAAATACATTCCACATTACTTGTTATAGATGTCATCTgagaatgtttgttttattaaacaaacacaACTGTGTATATGGGGATGCAACAGTCTCCAGGCAATATCCCAACTGGCCAATTTGCTTGGAGACAAGCTGTACCAGACGTTTCAGCAAAGTGGGACGGTGGGAGCAAAATGAAgtgaaaaaagtagaaaaaacaaGACTGAAAGGAAAAAGGCAAGAGCTTGTCGGAGGTCATTGTGTGGATTTGGTTGAGTTTAAGCCAGAGGTCTAGCCTTCTGATTTAAGGAGATTAAATGTGAGCCTGACAGAATGGGTTTATTGTGATACAACACAAGGAGACAGGGTATCTCAGGAAAAGGGTCAGACACCAGAAGATGTCCCTTTATATTTTAGAACAGCAAACAAGCTCTACCATCAGACAGAGATAATCtgagttaaaacaaaatgtagtttttaaatgattatataATTTATGGAGGGAATAAAGGAATCTAAACCAACCTGGTGCTACTTTAATTACTGGTTGTGTCATCCTTGGCCGCAACAACTACCATCAAGTGTTCGCAATAACAGGAAAGAGGCTATTAtattgctgtggaggaattttgacccactcttctttgcagaattgctcAGTTGCATTGGAGGGTTTACAGCAACAAATGGCTTTATGGTTACGGCATAGCATCTCAATCGGATCAAAGTTCGGATTATGACTAGACCACTGCAAAAGctttagttttgtttctttagcTATTCAGTTGGACTTggtggtgtgctttggatcactgtcctgctgcataCCCCAAGAGATTaatgtcacaaactgatggccggACATTCTCCtccaggattttctgctagagagcaggATTCATGGTTCTATCAATTGTGGCAGGTCATCCGGGTCGttaagcagccccagaccatcactcttCCACCACATTTGACTATCAGTTTTTTGTCAAATGTGAGATTGgcctttgggttttttttttagtctgcAATGTTTTTTTACCTTGGGTCTCTTGCACGGAGGCCATTTTCCTTGCTATTGTTGAATCTTGAACACTGACTTTAACTTAAGCAAATGAGGCCTgcgttgttttaaatgttcagggttcttttgtgacctcctggatgagtagtTGACACACTGATCAGCCAGGTACTCCTCTGAAGATTTaccactgtttcatgttttctccatttttggaAAATCGCATTTACaatggttcactggagtcctaaagccatagaaatggctttgtaactaTTTCCTGACTGTTCTGTCTGATCTGAGTAACCTTATTCCTCATCTgttcttaaatttctttagGTCAGAatatgatgtgttgcttttcgagatcttttagcctacctCATGTTGTAAGACAGGTTCCATTTAAGACATTTCTTGATTGTACAGATCTGGCAATAATCAGACCTCGGTATGGCTAGTGAAATTtaactcagctttccaaaagATGTGGTTCATTCAGGATTTAACAAAAAGGGCCATCATTGTTTTATATAGTCCAGGTGTGTTTGGATACCCGgttcccttaataaattaaatcataatttcaaaacagctttttttttgttatcctAGTTAACTTTATCAGATATTgaaatttaagtgtgacaaaaaaagctaaaactgcAGCAACACTGTACATATGTCAGTTTTTCTTcattaacaaaacaaatggggaaaaaaagaaaataaataaacattgaaCACTGTCTCACAGCACCACAGTACCAGTAACAGCACTGGATGCTACAAGCATTCAACgtctaaagaaaaatatttaatattttcatgACATCTTGGACAGCAAACACATTCCAATgtcaacaaagaaaaacagagcatTATACGTCAAAAACATAAAGAGCTCTTGCAGTTATTGATGCTGAAACTCAAGATTAGATAAAATTGTGCACATTTGTTCACATCATTATCATTTAGCAACACTACAGCTGATTTTTGCTGCTggtaacctttatttttattgacaCATTCTTACACTGAATCTGTAGGACCTTGATGAATTTCCCCAAAATGACCTCTAATAGTCAAATGATGTGCATTAACAAAAGATTTTTACAGAAACCCACTAATGAGGTGAAAAGAGCTACAGATCATCCGATTGTACCTGTCGAGCCCTATGGCTTGTCTTAATGCCATGCTTCTTCAGACAGGCCAGACCGCGGCTGTCCGGTGAGCTGCCTGTATTCCAGTCAGATGTGGCGCCACTGTCTATGACCCACTGCAACAACAGAGCACAGAAAGGGGGCACTAGCTAGTGCTACGTAAAGAAGAGGTCGTACCTGCCTGGCCACGTGCCTCATGGACACACCATGCCTCTTCATGCAAGCCTGACCGCGGTGGTCTGGAGGGTTTCCTATTTCATAGGTGGAGGTGGCAGCACTGTCTATCTTCCACTAGGCAGAGCAGGGCATGGAGAACAACAACAGATCAGAACTGGGTCATATTGTCCAATGAGTAGAAGTTGAAGATGGTGTTTTAAACCTTTATAGGGatcaataatattaatatattaattttTAACTTGGTTAACTAATGACAGCGCACAAACAGATTTgcattaaaaaattattttaaaaagctttctAAAGGCTTTTTGACAACATTTCAGCAAAATGAAAAGAGCTTGGAGACAGTGAAAGTTTCAGCAGAAAACTGGAAAGCTACATATAATTTATAGATTGTACAAATGATATTTTCCTTAAACAAAAGGCTCAAGTCCAATAACACTGTATCTACCTCTTACTATATATGCAAAACCAAACCCGCATAACTAGTTTAAAGATGGATGTTTTCaccctttattttttcacaaaaaaaaaatattctgcaaTGTATCAATGAAATACAGATGTCTTTACCTTATCAACCACCCCAGCATCTGTTGCCATCTTCCTAAACACAGCTTCAGCAATGGGTGACCTGCAAATATTCCCTGTTTAAAACCACAACACTTATTAATGGGATGTTTCGAAACATAAAAACCTAATTAAAAGCTGCAATGCAAACTTTCCTTGACAACTAAAGTATGATTGGATCAATACTTTGATGCATTAAGGGGAAAAGAATCCAGTATGCTTTGTCCAGATCcattaagtcaagtcaagtttatttatatagcacttttcagcaacaaggcactcaaggcgctccATTAAATGCctctaaaatatttctatataaataaaacaatatagcTGTAAGTAGGAATGTCATAGATTTATAAAACAGAATAACTTTGCTATATGTTCCAGAGATCTGGCAAATTTGTTTTGTAGCATGATGTGTTAATTAGTACAAGAACAATGTATTAAATATCTTTAAGCTAAATTGCAAAAGGAAGAAAACATCCTGGGCTTTCTAGTAAAGTAACATTAATAGAGACGAGACTCAAATAGTAACAgcattatatatattttcttcaaataatAAGTGGATTTCTCACATTTTATtcacaaaacataatttttcacagatttttggttttatttggaaataaatttaaaccttTCTTAAAAATTTGTGTCTTGACTGCAGATTAGTAAGATTACATATCCacataattatttaattcaatgCCCATCGCAGCAGACATCATGACTCAGTACAAGTGTTGGGTGATATGACATTTGACTGTAAAGATTTACAACATGCTGAAGATCTgcccaaagaaaaagaaaattacttaGCCTGACTCACTTCCTCATACTTTCCAAACTGGCACATTGCATACATGCCTTAAAACAAGATTGTATGCATATTAATAGGGGTGTGCCAATCTATTAACATAAAGAATAGCGATTCACATTTACTACGATTCAGAATCAATAAAAACGTCCCaaaaccaatttaaaaaaataaaacaaatccactAGCTGTCGGCCTTCATTCTGTAACAACGCGGGACGTCTTGACATCACCACGCAGCCAGTCAGAAATCATTATGAATCAAgtcattttgaataaaaaatcgATTTTGAATCAAATTGTGGCCCCAAAAATGAGAATCAAATCAAATCGTAAGATAGTAAAAGATTGCCACCCCTAACAATTAGCAAGTAATAAGCAGATTGTTTGAACACACTTTTTAATGAATGAGGAAGTATTttcaaacttttgactggtagcgTAGTTCATTTTGAAATCCCTTTTATGGCATCTTTCTGGCATCTGACCAAACTTCAACCAAATTaactgttcagttcagttctacCAGTTGTGGAGTAGATTTATTAAACAAGAGGGTAGCACTCCacttaattttaaaatacacatttttaaccatttttttaaaatataatacatATGCTAAATCTAGAAGATAGCCACAACACCTCAGACAAAACCTGAAAATTATCAAAAGTAATATACatgaacacaaataaacatGGGGTAAATTATATTAAGAAATTAGGAAAAGAAATGGTAGACCACTAACTAGAGCTGCATTCCACATCCGAGTCTGTGCTTGCTGGCTTTGTATTAAACATGCATGGAAGCGGAATTTCCACTAAGTGGAATGCAGCACTCATCGATCCAGCTACACTAGGTTAAGTTAAAACGAATTTTCGTCGTGTCAAACTAAACTACTAAACTAGTTTAGACGTGGCGCTTAATTTTGTGGAGATGTATGGCATACTTTAAACGAATTTCATGAAATTCTCCACATTAACATGTCAGCCTTCTATGATGTTCATAGAGCCGCATTAACTGTGAAAACGAAACTAAAGGAAATGAACGTCAGTCACTCTTCCCACATCTGcatgactttttgtttttgttacaccTGACTAGACTTCATTTCAAAAcgtttaaatgtgctttttgaGTAAATTAAAATTCGTCCATTTATAGTTTATGACCCTTATGTGCAACATTAACGACATCACCGGAGGTAAGCTAGCTGGAAATCGGACGTTAACCcggttaaaaaacataaaatggacCAATGGAAGTAGAAACACTGGCATTCATTCTATCTACGGTGTTTAATTTAAACATGGTTCCTGGCAGTTTTGTAAAAGCCGTCTCTTACCCAGACAAACGAACAGAACCGATTTCGTGCCGGCGGCCGCCATGTTGCTCTGGAGTCTCATGAATTACGTCACACTAGGCGACCAACTCCTGCCTGTACAAAAGTGTGCTCACCTAAAATCCTGGGGGGAAGTGTGAAAAGGCtgcttatttcatgtttttttgtagaTACCCGCAtttgtttcaaataaataataaaaaaattattgtaaaaaaaaacattaaatgaattAATGTTGAGCATGCCTGAGGACTTGAAGAGAGTACATCTATGGTCTGGCCTGCAATAAATTTCAAGATGCAATGTCAAGTTATAACTTCTATTATTCATCATCTAGAGCCCTTGCAattgtttcttttccttttttttaatttcttttcctTTTGATTTGGACAATGGTTGTTTTTGAAGAAACccacataatatgagctacaacactATTTActttctctttgggattaataaagtattttttaattgaatttaatttaactttttgtccTATTTTTTGTGCTGCTATTTTCAGTCCTGGGCCTGACCATATGCTGTATCAGAATGCATGAAGCATGCACACATTATAGCATTTCAGCAGGAAACAATATTGGACTGGTTCAAAACTAAAAAATCAGCTCTAATGAAATGTTCCAAAAAATATCATTCAGCCCACTGTAATGACTGTAGTGTTGTTGCTGTCTCATGTAAAAATTCTGGAAACTTTAATCATATCTACACTATTTACTTTTTGGGATATTAGATATGTATTATACATGTAAAAATTAAACCCAGCATACactgcctttcaaaagtattcataccccctgaactttttcacaatgtgTCATATTACATCCACAACatacagtgtattttattggaattgtatAGGATAGACGGACCAAAGCAGAATAGAAGGAAACAGATACATggatttaacatgttttaacaaataaaaatcagaaaagtgtggtttgtatgtatatgtattcagccccccttaATATGATACCCCTACATAACATATAGTGCAAACAATTGCCTCCAAATGTCACCTAAGAGTCTACTTCAATGTAATCTGATGTCAGTATAAAAATCACTGTTCTTCAaatgcctcagaggtttgttggcaAGCatgaatgaacaaacagcatcctgaaaaccaaggaacacaacaaacaggtcagagagaaagctgtggagaagtttaaaacaggctTAAGTTGTACAACAATAGCCTTAGACTTGAGCATCCCACAGAGTACCATCttacatctgaaaatggaaagagtatggcattaatgcaaacctaccaagagacAGCTGTCCACCTGACAGCCctggcaaggagaacattattCAGAGAGACAATCAAGTcactcatggtaactctggagtttcacagctcaggtgggagaatctgttgacggaatagttttattttgtgcacttcacaaatctaaTGTTATTGGAAGAGTGGCAATAAAACAGCCATTATTGCAGAAAATGCttgaagctgtaattgcaggGAAAGGTGGTTCTTCAAAGTATTGTTTCAAGGGGGGCTGAATAAATATGCAagacccatttttctttttttgttataaGTGTTTAATGCATGGATTGTTCTCTTTCCACTTGAAAAATACGCActactttgtcacattacattttgtattgtgacaaaatgggtATAACACcagtgggtatgaatacttttgaaaacccttgtacttgtacttgtcgtcttccgctttatccgggaccgggtcgcgggggcagcagactcagcagagacgcccagacgtccctctccccagacacctcctccagctcctccggtgggagcccaaggcgttcccaggtcagccgagagacatagtccctccaccgtgtcctgggccgtcctctgggcctcctcctggtgggacgtgcctggaacacctcccgaggaaggcgtccaggaggcatccggtatagatgcctgagccagctaaactggctcctctcgatgtggaggagcagcggctctattccgagcctctcccggatggccgagctcctcaccctatctctaagggagtgcccggccaccctatggaggaagctcatttcagccacttgtatccgggatctcgttctttcggtcatgacccaaagttcatggccataggtgagggtaggaacgtagaccgaccggtaaatcgagagcttcgcttttcggctcagctctctcttcaccacaacggatcggcacagcgcccccattactgcggcagccgcaccgatccgtctgtcgatctcccgctccattcttccctcactcgtgaacaagagatacttgaactcctccacttgtgacaggaactcccctccaacctgaagaggacaagccacccttttgaAAACCACTGTAAGTTAATAAACTGTagtgcatttgcattttttacTTAGCACATAATATTGGTATAATGTTAGTTTAACACAGTGAACAGATTAAGAATAAAATGGCACCATACAATCCTCTCATTAAAAGGGGTCttgcaaaacaaatgtttgcaaaatatttgtATATAGGAGATGAGCAGCGTTGCTAAGTTTCTCATGAATAAAAGTTATTATAATATGTTATGACTTAATCAAACACCCGAAAATTGTCTGCTTATGAATAGCCagaactttataaataaattgctaTATAAAATTGTTTTGCTAAGATAAAATTATCTTTAAGCATTagaattcagttcaaaaagtcTTATTTTGGGAATGAGCCACCAACACCATCCTTACAGTTAATTTtactataaaaatatttttctttgaacCTCTAATTTAGCATGCAACTAATAATGCACTTATGTTGTAACCGGTGTTTGGACCCAAAGACTGATTAGGActtgtatttgtttcattttttctttttctctctttaatCGAATCTCTTCAGGCAGAGagaacatttttgttcttttagttTTAACCATGAACGTTTTTTAGTTCAATCTCCTGTTTTCTTAATACATTTCCATTAGCTTACCctaaattcaaaatgttttgtgacTAAATGCTAGAAACTTCTATGGCTGGTAGTTCCTGGGATCTGAGATTTCTATATTCTTTTTACAGACAATCTTTATAACACCGGCCAGGAACATATGAGTTTGTAATcatttttaaagttgtgtaaatcTTTATAGCAGATGTCAgtacatttaaatttaatgGTTGGGAATTTTGTCATAGCCAAGACTGATGTGATAGCTTCTTCCAAGTGTAGCACACTCCCACCCCGCTCCCCTtgtgtttcctgtttgtttctttcattttgtgtcCTGGAGTGAGAACACACACCACCTAGAAGAAGTGTCGTAAGACTTGGCACTATTCAAATAGCAAAATTAGTTTCCAAATCTTTTATTGTTTGGTCAAATTTTACCATATAATTACCCCCGGCTACATTGTAGTGCCTTCATCATCCTCAGGTCACCCTGTGCCATATATGATCCTGCTTTTTAGTCAATCTTTTACCAACCTCTTTCTTCACTTACGTAACTACTAAATCAACTCTTCCCCAATTTTTTCTCCAAACACATGAGAAACATGACCATGCATAAATTGTCCTCCATCCTAC is a window from the Girardinichthys multiradiatus isolate DD_20200921_A chromosome 15, DD_fGirMul_XY1, whole genome shotgun sequence genome containing:
- the acp1 gene encoding low molecular weight phosphotyrosine protein phosphatase isoform X2, with the translated sequence MRLQSNMAAAGTKSVLFVCLGNICRSPIAEAVFRKMATDAGVVDKWVIDSGATSDWNTGSSPDSRGLACLKKHGIKTSHRARQVTKDDFISFEYILCMDESNLSDLKRKANSVKNCTAKIELLGSYDPQNQLIIKDPYYGSDEDFEKVYEQCLRCCKAFLEKNS
- the acp1 gene encoding low molecular weight phosphotyrosine protein phosphatase isoform X1, producing MRLQSNMAAAGTKSVLFVCLGNICRSPIAEAVFRKMATDAGVVDKWKIDSAATSTYEIGNPPDHRGQACMKRHGVSMRHVARQVTKDDFISFEYILCMDESNLSDLKRKANSVKNCTAKIELLGSYDPQNQLIIKDPYYGSDEDFEKVYEQCLRCCKAFLEKNS